The following are encoded in a window of Verrucomicrobiia bacterium genomic DNA:
- a CDS encoding response regulator produces MNKRILVADDESFMHRLLHHHLSRAGYEVVSVSSGSEAVARAASDAPQLVVMDVMMGGLDGLAALKELKQSDATREIPVILMTASAQITRKQAEESGASAFFTKPFSPTQLLLEVKQLIAKAAN; encoded by the coding sequence ATGAACAAACGAATCCTTGTGGCCGACGACGAATCATTCATGCACCGGCTTTTGCACCATCATTTGTCGCGCGCGGGTTACGAGGTGGTAAGCGTTTCGAGCGGCAGCGAAGCCGTGGCGCGCGCCGCGAGCGATGCGCCGCAACTCGTGGTCATGGACGTGATGATGGGCGGACTCGATGGATTGGCCGCGCTGAAAGAACTCAAGCAAAGCGATGCGACGCGTGAAATTCCGGTCATCCTCATGACCGCGAGCGCGCAGATCACGCGCAAGCAAGCGGAGGAATCGGGTGCGTCAGCATTTTTTACGAAGCCGTTCAGTCCCACGCAACTGCTCCTGGAAGTGAAGCAACTAATTGCAAAAGCGGCGAATTGA
- the ruvB gene encoding Holliday junction branch migration DNA helicase RuvB — protein MAERTISDVLNKPDAALEMTLRPSLFSDFTGQPKVKERLEITVAAARQRNEAIDHILLSGPPGLGKTTLANIIAKAMGANLKSTSGPTIEKAADLAGLLTNLEEGDVLFIDEIHRLQKTIEEYLYPAMEDFKLDIIIDQGPNARSVRLNLPRFTLIGATTRSGLLTAPLLTRFPVRERLDYYHSDQLEQIVLRAGRLLNIEMDPNGAREIARRSRGTPRIANNLLRRVRDYAQVRGDGRITADIADKSLAMLEIDENGLDEMDKRILEAVIVKFGGGPVGVSSLAVAVGEEPDTIEEVYEPYLIMEGYLKRTPQGRVATELGYKKLGLKAGGGNQSKLF, from the coding sequence ATGGCTGAGCGCACGATTTCAGATGTTTTGAACAAGCCGGATGCCGCGTTGGAAATGACGCTGCGTCCGTCGTTATTCTCGGATTTCACCGGCCAGCCAAAAGTAAAGGAGCGGCTCGAAATCACCGTGGCCGCCGCCCGCCAGCGCAACGAGGCGATTGATCATATATTATTGAGCGGCCCACCCGGGCTCGGCAAAACCACCCTCGCCAACATCATCGCCAAGGCGATGGGCGCGAATCTCAAAAGCACCAGTGGCCCCACGATCGAAAAAGCCGCCGATCTGGCTGGCCTCTTGACCAATCTCGAAGAAGGCGATGTGCTGTTCATTGACGAAATCCATCGCCTGCAAAAAACCATTGAGGAATATCTTTATCCCGCGATGGAAGATTTCAAACTGGACATCATCATTGACCAGGGGCCGAACGCGCGCAGTGTGCGCCTGAATCTCCCGCGCTTCACCTTGATTGGTGCGACGACCCGCAGCGGTTTGCTCACCGCTCCCCTGCTCACGCGTTTTCCCGTGCGCGAACGGCTCGATTATTATCATTCGGACCAGCTTGAACAAATCGTCCTGCGCGCGGGGCGCCTGTTGAATATCGAGATGGACCCAAATGGCGCGCGGGAGATTGCCCGCCGCAGCCGCGGGACGCCGCGCATCGCGAATAATTTATTGCGGCGCGTCCGTGATTACGCGCAAGTCCGTGGCGATGGCCGCATCACCGCCGACATCGCCGATAAATCTCTTGCGATGCTGGAGATTGACGAAAATGGCCTCGACGAAATGGACAAACGCATTCTCGAAGCGGTGATCGTGAAATTCGGCGGCGGCCCGGTCGGAGTGAGTTCGCTCGCCGTCGCCGTGGGTGAAGAACCGGATACGATCGAGGAAGTTTACGAGCCGTATCTGATCATGGAAGGCTACCTCAAGCGCACTCCGCAAGGCCGCGTGGCAACGGAGTTGGGATACAAAAAGCTGGGCTTGAAAGCGGGCGGCGGAAACCAGTCCAAACTCTTTTAA